One window of the Micropterus dolomieu isolate WLL.071019.BEF.003 ecotype Adirondacks linkage group LG08, ASM2129224v1, whole genome shotgun sequence genome contains the following:
- the LOC123975631 gene encoding uncharacterized protein LOC123975631 isoform X5 gives MAQNLAVNVVVQSGAPNRYELLAWVNESLQTGFTKVEQICTGAAFCQLMDWLFPGSLDLCRVRFQSNKTVDFIHNYSLLQAAFRKVRVVHDIPIEELMKRNSLVALTFLQWFKLFFDQNNKGREYHALEARGGQSMVPDSDSSQTSHQKLEIILKVDGQAVEEPRNEKPRANLNRKAEVVVFISDDEDDVVDVTMEQKPEKMETQVKEECPQPQKTMKVEQAEAAVDKGNQGSGSYSSDTLLHFIRRYWSVSADSSTDPSVPTILSPIHPRDIILACYDTPYCLYLYTGVELGEGQSTSVILIGYFDQSAGVNVVRLLHTLEMNSDTDAQSLIQTLKKCGLPLPNLAVFYCNSPNVEANQAFVAQLKAFNPGLISLCGLSGIAGRASQAALSASFHSVVDLVRDIHHHYSTFSSVNDSLKELFADAEPYNPSCSISAQCLFIINTVQKMVSSWRDVVDYFKSLRQAEDTDRIRTQLMSHKVKLQFLFLSHTLEPLRALQELQQDGKAEVAVELQLTSMLVHSYAASLLQPSVAECFLRNRELHVLHNEMKLLPTSEVNVGSRAREFLWATAVVDLGDHERREFLKDAASFYKAALQSIVESIPKQLGDVALRNIGKVLKHPENINDNKLSRLVLLELGDQLGLCEAGTPEQRQLAYDYASVVKTAKEEQTSGTGHCWAKMLRGIRPYSTLHRLLLTVLALPSSLCRTQVFAKAFNTPSILHERKETSIASSQPGRWTGRPRICRRKPVKARNGYKKKEEEAGENSSEESDGYVAKTRLNIPSQHYSSKEDSANTRLNIPSQHYSSTEDSANTRLNIPSQHYSSTEDSDYTDNSSDVVDLTEDFKVRRHNRVIEAESDSPPQAETVVIVSDDDDVMVSTSTPSNSTELLDAAGELVWGQVEGFTPWPAVIVPCRGEVELPGKRMVEWYGQRMSSQVSLEELKPFGAFAQHFSANSFAILVTYREAIFLSLQEAALRCKKQFSPRLEDRDELLKQMLDWAFGGFEPTGPGGFIQGATTNGVTKTTNNRPKVMKKLFPQAKSSPHSFGSPHSMSSKSSIISAELKEVAISLNRLSCDSLEKSSHRGGGRKTTWEDRFDIAGKGSKGVIKEKGSRGGWTAERWKQGKGGWEGEKDDWGVGKGKGGWKGGKSLKKKIDGFDDDMSPDFVPHKKRTYTKVYNKVNQATSVYTQPDQKLREKTIRKIMDMKLDIEGFCLCCGTDKVEVSHPLFKGSLCLDCKNNLTETLYRYDEDGYQSYCTICCYGLEVILCGNNSCCRSYCADCMNILVSPGTFDSLKLLDPWICCLCQPHRPHGALIPRKDWSIRVQELFANNSAMEFLISLILPCWHFTDLLQRNTAPLAIRSPIGDLK, from the exons ATGGCACAGAATTTGGCAGTGAACGTAGTTGTGCAATCAGGGGCACCAAATCGATATGAGCTGCTAGCTTGGGTCAATGAATCTTTACAGACGGGTTTCACCAAGGTGGAGCAGATATGCACAG GTGCAGCCTTTTGCCAGCTGATGGACTGGTTGTTTCCTGGGTCCCTGGACCTTTGCAGGGTCCGGTtccaaagcaacaaaacagtGGACTTTATCCACAACTACAGTTTACTGCAAGCTGCGTTCAGAAAAGTCAGAGTGGTCCAT GACATCCCCATTGAGGAGCTGATGAAGAGGAACTCCTTAGTGGCTCTGACCTTCCTGCAGTGGTTTAAGCTGTTCTTTGACCAGAACAATAAAGGCAGGGAGTACCATGCCCTGGAGGCCAGAGGCGGACAGAGTATGGTTCCTGACTCAG ATTCCTCCCAGACCTCTCATCAGAAACTGGAGATTATTTTGAAGGTGGATGGCCAAGCAGTGGAAGAACCGAGAAACGAAAAACCAAGAGCAAACTTGAACCGGAAGGCCGAAGTGGTAGTTTTTATATCTGACGACGAGGATGATGTGGTGGATGTGACGATGGAGCAGAAACCGGAGAAAATGGAGACACAAGTGAAAGAAGAGTGTCCACAGCCACAGAAGACAATGAAGGTGGAGCAAGCTGAAGCAGCAGTGGACAAGGGAAATCAAGGGAGTGGGTCCTACAGCAGTGATACTTTATTGCACTTCATCAGAAGATACTGGAGTGTCAGTGCTGACTCGAGTACAGACCCTTCAGTCCCTACCATCCTGAGTCCAATCCACCCTAGAGACATCATTCTGGCCTGCTATGACACGCCGTACTGCCTCTACCTGTATACGGGGGTAGAGCTGGGTGAAGGACAGAGCACAAGTGTCATCCTGATTGGCTACTTTGACCAGAGCGCAGGGGTCAATGTGGTGAGGCTGCTGCACACTCTGGAGATGAACTCTGACACTGATGCACAATCTCTGATTCAGACGCTAAAGAAGTGTGGACTTCCTCTGCCCAACCTTGCTGTGTTCTACTGTAACTCTCCAAACGTGGAGGCGAACCAGGCTTTTGTAGCCCAGCTCAAGGCTTTCAACCCTGGGTTGATATCACTCTGCGGCCTCTCTGGGATTGCAGGAAGAGCCAGCCAGGCTGCACTCTCGGCCTCCTTTCACTCGGTAGTTGACCTGGTTAGAGACATCCACCATCACTACTCCACCTTCTCCTCCGTCAATGACAGCCTGAAAGAGCTATTTGCTGATGCAGAGCCTTATAACCCATCGTGTTCTATCTCTGCACAGTGTTTATTTATCATCAACACTGTGCAGAAGATGGTCAGCAGCTGGAGGGATGTAGTGGACTATTTTAAGTCACTGAGACAAGCAGAGGATACTGACCGGATCAGAACCCAGCTGATGAGTCATAAAGTCAAGCTGCAGTTCCTGTTCCTCTCCCACACTTTGGAGCCCCTCCGAGCTCTCCAAGAATTGCAGCAGGACGGAAAAGCAGAGGTGGCTGTGGAGCTCCAGCTGACCTCCATGCTGGTTCACTCCTACGCAGCCAGTCTCCTCCAGCCCTCTGTCGCTGAGTGCTTTCTCAGGAACCGAGAACTGCATGTGCTACACAATGAGATGAAGCTACTCCCCACTTCTGAGGTGAACGTAGGTTCTCGTGCCAGAGAGTTCCTGTGGGCCACCGCTGTCGTGGATCTGGGGGATCACGAGAGGAGGGAATTCCTAAAGGACGCGGCGTCTTTCTATAAAGCAGCCCTACAGAGTATAGTAGAAAGTATTCCTAAGCAGCTCGGAGATGTGGCACTGAGGAATATCGGCAAAGTTTTGAAACATCCTGAAAATATCAAT GATAATAAATTATCCAGGCTTGTGCTGTTAGAGTTGGGGGATCAGCTGGGTCTGTGTGAAGCTGGGACTCCAGAACAACGTCAGCTGGCATACGACTATGCCAGTGTCGTCAAGACGGCAAAGGAGGAACAGACGAGTGGAACAGGTCACTGCTGGGCAAAG ATGTTGCGCGGCATTAGGCCGTACTCTACTCTGCATAGACTCCTCCTGACTGTCCTGGCCCTGCCGAGCTCCCTATGCAGGACGCAGGTGTTTGCTAAG GCTTTCAACACCCCCAGTATCCTTCATGAAAGGAAAGAAACCTCCATAGCCTCATCTCAACCAGGCAGGTGGACAGGAAGACCCCGCATCTGTAGAAGAAAACCTGTCAAGGCAAGAAATGGTTataagaagaaagaagaagaagctggagAGAATTCATCAGAAGAAAGTGATGGTTATGTGGCCAAAACCCGTCTAAATATTCCATCGCAACACTACAGCAGTAAGGAGGACTCGGCCAACACCCGTCTAAATATTCCATCGCAACACTACAGCAGTACGGAGGACTCGGCCAACACCCGTCTAAATATTCCATCGCAACACTACAGCAGTACGGAGGACTCAGACTACACAGACAATTCCTCTG atGTGGTTGATCTCACAGAAGACTTCAAAGTACGTCGGCACAACAGGGTGATAGAAGCAGAAA GTGATAGCCCTCCACAGGCGGAGACTGTGGTTATTGTGAGCGATGATGATGACGTCATGGTTTCAACAAGCACACCATCCAACTCAACAGAACTGCTG GATGCGGCGGGGGAGCTGGTCTGGGGTCAGGTGGAGGGCTTCACTCCCTGGCCAGCCGTCATTGTACCGTGCAGGGGAGAGGTTGAACTTCCAGGGAAGAGGATGGTGGAGTGGTACGGACAGCGAATGTCCTCTCAG GTCAGTTTGGAGGAACTGAAACCATTCGGTGCCTTCGCCCAGCACTTCAGCGCTAACTCCTTTGCCATCCTCGTCACCTACCGAGAAGCCATCTTCTTGTCCCTGCag GAGGCGGCTCTGCGTTGTAAGAAGCAGTTTTCTCCACGTCTTGAGGACAGAGATGAGCTGCTGAAACAGATGTTAGACTGGGCCTTTGGAGGCTTTGAACCCACTGGGCCAGGCGGATTCATACAAGGGGCTACAACAAATG GTGtaactaaaacaacaaataacagaCCAAAGGTGATGAAGAAACTTTTCCCGCAAGCCAAATCTTCTCCTCACTCCTTCGGCTCGCCCCACTCGATGAGCAGCAAGAGCAGTATCATCAGCGCTGAGCTGAAAGAGGTGGCTATCTCTTTAAACAGACTGTCGTGCGACTCCTTAGAAAAGTCCTCCCACAGAGGTGGAGGCAGAAAAACTACGTGGGAGGACAGATTTGATATAGCGGGAAAAGGCTCTAAAGGAGTCATAAAGGAGAAGGGATCCAGAGGAGGGTGGACAGCAGAGAGGTGGAAACAAGGGAAGGGGGgatgggagggagagaaagatgaCTGGGGAGTAGGCAAGGGCAAGGGAGGGTGGAAAGGGGGAAAGAGTCTGAAGAAGAAGATCGATGGATTCGATGATGACATGTCACCAGACTTTGTGCCACACAAGAAGAGGACCTACACCAAAGTTTACAATAAGGTCAACCAGGCAACCAGCGTTTACACCCAGCCGGACCAAAAACTCAGAG AAAAGACCATTCGTAAGATCATGGATATGAAACTGGACATTGAAG gcttctgtttgtgttgtggaACTGACAAAGTTGAAGTGTCCCACCCTCTATTTAAAGGCAGCCTCTGCTTGGATTGTAAA aATAACTTAACAGAAACTCTGTATCGTTACGATGAAGATGGATATCAGTCCTACTGCACCATCTGCTGCTATGGACTGGAGGTCATACTGTGTGGCAACAATAGCTGCTGCAG ATCTTATTGTGCGGACTGTATGAACATCCTCGTCAGTCCGGGGACGTTTGATTCCTTAAAGCTGCTGGACCCGTGGATCTGCTGCTTGTGTCAGCCTCATCGACCCCACGGCGCTCTGATTCCCAGAAAGGACTGGAGCATTCGTGTTCAGGAATTATTCGCCAACAACAGCGCCATGGAGTTT ctaataagcctgattcttccatgctggcatttcactgacttgcTGCAACGTAACACCGCCCCCCTGGCGATCAGGTCACCAATCGgtgatctcaagtag
- the LOC123975631 gene encoding uncharacterized protein LOC123975631 isoform X1 — MASLPASVVQLAQQLIKSPSLKEMAQNLAVNVVVQSGAPNRYELLAWVNESLQTGFTKVEQICTGAAFCQLMDWLFPGSLDLCRVRFQSNKTVDFIHNYSLLQAAFRKVRVVHDIPIEELMKRNSLVALTFLQWFKLFFDQNNKGREYHALEARGGQSMVPDSDSSQTSHQKLEIILKVDGQAVEEPRNEKPRANLNRKAEVVVFISDDEDDVVDVTMEQKPEKMETQVKEECPQPQKTMKVEQAEAAVDKGNQGSGSYSSDTLLHFIRRYWSVSADSSTDPSVPTILSPIHPRDIILACYDTPYCLYLYTGVELGEGQSTSVILIGYFDQSAGVNVVRLLHTLEMNSDTDAQSLIQTLKKCGLPLPNLAVFYCNSPNVEANQAFVAQLKAFNPGLISLCGLSGIAGRASQAALSASFHSVVDLVRDIHHHYSTFSSVNDSLKELFADAEPYNPSCSISAQCLFIINTVQKMVSSWRDVVDYFKSLRQAEDTDRIRTQLMSHKVKLQFLFLSHTLEPLRALQELQQDGKAEVAVELQLTSMLVHSYAASLLQPSVAECFLRNRELHVLHNEMKLLPTSEVNVGSRAREFLWATAVVDLGDHERREFLKDAASFYKAALQSIVESIPKQLGDVALRNIGKVLKHPENINDNKLSRLVLLELGDQLGLCEAGTPEQRQLAYDYASVVKTAKEEQTSGTGHCWAKMLRGIRPYSTLHRLLLTVLALPSSLCRTQVFAKAFNTPSILHERKETSIASSQPGRWTGRPRICRRKPVKARNGYKKKEEEAGENSSEESDGYVAKTRLNIPSQHYSSKEDSANTRLNIPSQHYSSTEDSANTRLNIPSQHYSSTEDSDYTDNSSDVVDLTEDFKVRRHNRVIEAESDSPPQAETVVIVSDDDDVMVSTSTPSNSTELLDAAGELVWGQVEGFTPWPAVIVPCRGEVELPGKRMVEWYGQRMSSQVSLEELKPFGAFAQHFSANSFAILVTYREAIFLSLQEAALRCKKQFSPRLEDRDELLKQMLDWAFGGFEPTGPGGFIQGATTNGVTKTTNNRPKVMKKLFPQAKSSPHSFGSPHSMSSKSSIISAELKEVAISLNRLSCDSLEKSSHRGGGRKTTWEDRFDIAGKGSKGVIKEKGSRGGWTAERWKQGKGGWEGEKDDWGVGKGKGGWKGGKSLKKKIDGFDDDMSPDFVPHKKRTYTKVYNKVNQATSVYTQPDQKLREKTIRKIMDMKLDIEGFCLCCGTDKVEVSHPLFKGSLCLDCKNNLTETLYRYDEDGYQSYCTICCYGLEVILCGNNSCCRSYCADCMNILVSPGTFDSLKLLDPWICCLCQPHRPHGALIPRKDWSIRVQELFANNSAMEFLISLILPCWHFTDLLQRNTAPLAIRSPIGDLK; from the exons ATGGCTTCTCTTCCGGCCAGTGTGGTACAACTTGCACAGCAGCTGATCAAAA GTCCGTCCCTTAAGGAGATGGCACAGAATTTGGCAGTGAACGTAGTTGTGCAATCAGGGGCACCAAATCGATATGAGCTGCTAGCTTGGGTCAATGAATCTTTACAGACGGGTTTCACCAAGGTGGAGCAGATATGCACAG GTGCAGCCTTTTGCCAGCTGATGGACTGGTTGTTTCCTGGGTCCCTGGACCTTTGCAGGGTCCGGTtccaaagcaacaaaacagtGGACTTTATCCACAACTACAGTTTACTGCAAGCTGCGTTCAGAAAAGTCAGAGTGGTCCAT GACATCCCCATTGAGGAGCTGATGAAGAGGAACTCCTTAGTGGCTCTGACCTTCCTGCAGTGGTTTAAGCTGTTCTTTGACCAGAACAATAAAGGCAGGGAGTACCATGCCCTGGAGGCCAGAGGCGGACAGAGTATGGTTCCTGACTCAG ATTCCTCCCAGACCTCTCATCAGAAACTGGAGATTATTTTGAAGGTGGATGGCCAAGCAGTGGAAGAACCGAGAAACGAAAAACCAAGAGCAAACTTGAACCGGAAGGCCGAAGTGGTAGTTTTTATATCTGACGACGAGGATGATGTGGTGGATGTGACGATGGAGCAGAAACCGGAGAAAATGGAGACACAAGTGAAAGAAGAGTGTCCACAGCCACAGAAGACAATGAAGGTGGAGCAAGCTGAAGCAGCAGTGGACAAGGGAAATCAAGGGAGTGGGTCCTACAGCAGTGATACTTTATTGCACTTCATCAGAAGATACTGGAGTGTCAGTGCTGACTCGAGTACAGACCCTTCAGTCCCTACCATCCTGAGTCCAATCCACCCTAGAGACATCATTCTGGCCTGCTATGACACGCCGTACTGCCTCTACCTGTATACGGGGGTAGAGCTGGGTGAAGGACAGAGCACAAGTGTCATCCTGATTGGCTACTTTGACCAGAGCGCAGGGGTCAATGTGGTGAGGCTGCTGCACACTCTGGAGATGAACTCTGACACTGATGCACAATCTCTGATTCAGACGCTAAAGAAGTGTGGACTTCCTCTGCCCAACCTTGCTGTGTTCTACTGTAACTCTCCAAACGTGGAGGCGAACCAGGCTTTTGTAGCCCAGCTCAAGGCTTTCAACCCTGGGTTGATATCACTCTGCGGCCTCTCTGGGATTGCAGGAAGAGCCAGCCAGGCTGCACTCTCGGCCTCCTTTCACTCGGTAGTTGACCTGGTTAGAGACATCCACCATCACTACTCCACCTTCTCCTCCGTCAATGACAGCCTGAAAGAGCTATTTGCTGATGCAGAGCCTTATAACCCATCGTGTTCTATCTCTGCACAGTGTTTATTTATCATCAACACTGTGCAGAAGATGGTCAGCAGCTGGAGGGATGTAGTGGACTATTTTAAGTCACTGAGACAAGCAGAGGATACTGACCGGATCAGAACCCAGCTGATGAGTCATAAAGTCAAGCTGCAGTTCCTGTTCCTCTCCCACACTTTGGAGCCCCTCCGAGCTCTCCAAGAATTGCAGCAGGACGGAAAAGCAGAGGTGGCTGTGGAGCTCCAGCTGACCTCCATGCTGGTTCACTCCTACGCAGCCAGTCTCCTCCAGCCCTCTGTCGCTGAGTGCTTTCTCAGGAACCGAGAACTGCATGTGCTACACAATGAGATGAAGCTACTCCCCACTTCTGAGGTGAACGTAGGTTCTCGTGCCAGAGAGTTCCTGTGGGCCACCGCTGTCGTGGATCTGGGGGATCACGAGAGGAGGGAATTCCTAAAGGACGCGGCGTCTTTCTATAAAGCAGCCCTACAGAGTATAGTAGAAAGTATTCCTAAGCAGCTCGGAGATGTGGCACTGAGGAATATCGGCAAAGTTTTGAAACATCCTGAAAATATCAAT GATAATAAATTATCCAGGCTTGTGCTGTTAGAGTTGGGGGATCAGCTGGGTCTGTGTGAAGCTGGGACTCCAGAACAACGTCAGCTGGCATACGACTATGCCAGTGTCGTCAAGACGGCAAAGGAGGAACAGACGAGTGGAACAGGTCACTGCTGGGCAAAG ATGTTGCGCGGCATTAGGCCGTACTCTACTCTGCATAGACTCCTCCTGACTGTCCTGGCCCTGCCGAGCTCCCTATGCAGGACGCAGGTGTTTGCTAAG GCTTTCAACACCCCCAGTATCCTTCATGAAAGGAAAGAAACCTCCATAGCCTCATCTCAACCAGGCAGGTGGACAGGAAGACCCCGCATCTGTAGAAGAAAACCTGTCAAGGCAAGAAATGGTTataagaagaaagaagaagaagctggagAGAATTCATCAGAAGAAAGTGATGGTTATGTGGCCAAAACCCGTCTAAATATTCCATCGCAACACTACAGCAGTAAGGAGGACTCGGCCAACACCCGTCTAAATATTCCATCGCAACACTACAGCAGTACGGAGGACTCGGCCAACACCCGTCTAAATATTCCATCGCAACACTACAGCAGTACGGAGGACTCAGACTACACAGACAATTCCTCTG atGTGGTTGATCTCACAGAAGACTTCAAAGTACGTCGGCACAACAGGGTGATAGAAGCAGAAA GTGATAGCCCTCCACAGGCGGAGACTGTGGTTATTGTGAGCGATGATGATGACGTCATGGTTTCAACAAGCACACCATCCAACTCAACAGAACTGCTG GATGCGGCGGGGGAGCTGGTCTGGGGTCAGGTGGAGGGCTTCACTCCCTGGCCAGCCGTCATTGTACCGTGCAGGGGAGAGGTTGAACTTCCAGGGAAGAGGATGGTGGAGTGGTACGGACAGCGAATGTCCTCTCAG GTCAGTTTGGAGGAACTGAAACCATTCGGTGCCTTCGCCCAGCACTTCAGCGCTAACTCCTTTGCCATCCTCGTCACCTACCGAGAAGCCATCTTCTTGTCCCTGCag GAGGCGGCTCTGCGTTGTAAGAAGCAGTTTTCTCCACGTCTTGAGGACAGAGATGAGCTGCTGAAACAGATGTTAGACTGGGCCTTTGGAGGCTTTGAACCCACTGGGCCAGGCGGATTCATACAAGGGGCTACAACAAATG GTGtaactaaaacaacaaataacagaCCAAAGGTGATGAAGAAACTTTTCCCGCAAGCCAAATCTTCTCCTCACTCCTTCGGCTCGCCCCACTCGATGAGCAGCAAGAGCAGTATCATCAGCGCTGAGCTGAAAGAGGTGGCTATCTCTTTAAACAGACTGTCGTGCGACTCCTTAGAAAAGTCCTCCCACAGAGGTGGAGGCAGAAAAACTACGTGGGAGGACAGATTTGATATAGCGGGAAAAGGCTCTAAAGGAGTCATAAAGGAGAAGGGATCCAGAGGAGGGTGGACAGCAGAGAGGTGGAAACAAGGGAAGGGGGgatgggagggagagaaagatgaCTGGGGAGTAGGCAAGGGCAAGGGAGGGTGGAAAGGGGGAAAGAGTCTGAAGAAGAAGATCGATGGATTCGATGATGACATGTCACCAGACTTTGTGCCACACAAGAAGAGGACCTACACCAAAGTTTACAATAAGGTCAACCAGGCAACCAGCGTTTACACCCAGCCGGACCAAAAACTCAGAG AAAAGACCATTCGTAAGATCATGGATATGAAACTGGACATTGAAG gcttctgtttgtgttgtggaACTGACAAAGTTGAAGTGTCCCACCCTCTATTTAAAGGCAGCCTCTGCTTGGATTGTAAA aATAACTTAACAGAAACTCTGTATCGTTACGATGAAGATGGATATCAGTCCTACTGCACCATCTGCTGCTATGGACTGGAGGTCATACTGTGTGGCAACAATAGCTGCTGCAG ATCTTATTGTGCGGACTGTATGAACATCCTCGTCAGTCCGGGGACGTTTGATTCCTTAAAGCTGCTGGACCCGTGGATCTGCTGCTTGTGTCAGCCTCATCGACCCCACGGCGCTCTGATTCCCAGAAAGGACTGGAGCATTCGTGTTCAGGAATTATTCGCCAACAACAGCGCCATGGAGTTT ctaataagcctgattcttccatgctggcatttcactgacttgcTGCAACGTAACACCGCCCCCCTGGCGATCAGGTCACCAATCGgtgatctcaagtag